GAGAAATCTCATGAAACTGTTGTGGTGCACATACCAACTCGTTGATTGATGTGGTTCACCGCGACATGCTTGAAAACGCTGCGCCAATCGGGTCTTGCGAAATGGGTCCGGACCCGAGTACCTGACACAATATCAATGCCGTTCTTGGCGTGGTGCAATGACTGCAACATCGTGATTAGTGCTGATCTCGCGTCTCCTTCCTCATAGACGCTCGTGCAGTAGTTATGTAGCTCAATAATTCCCTCACTATCATACTCAGCTacctttttgtttcatttttatcttAGTTACTTCCATGAATGAGATAACATTACTCAAAAATACAGTTAACTACATATTACCTCGTTCATGACCTCACTAAACCATTCTAAAGATCCTTGCTCTCTTGTTACCCAATAGAAATAAGCTCGTTTTGTGTTGCTTCTATTGACATTGTGGCTTGTGCCTTCTTCAATGGATTTGTGATTCTTGATGTTGTTAAGAACGTCCTTAAGTATACTGATTAATGGGGTCGCTCCGATACCTAGGCCTACCAGAAGCAATACATCGTAGTTTCGGTAGTCTTGTGCTGGGGCGCCATATGGACCATCGATCAAAAGCCTCGGAAACCTT
This genomic window from Brassica oleracea var. oleracea cultivar TO1000 unplaced genomic scaffold, BOL UnpScaffold02631, whole genome shotgun sequence contains:
- the LOC106321709 gene encoding respiratory burst oxidase homolog protein B-like, with the translated sequence MSKPKGFKYRSGQYIYVNCSDVSPFQWHPFSITSASGDEFLSIHIRTLGDWTSQLKCLFSKVCQPPSTSQSGLFTADLVQANNITRFPRLLIDGPYGAPAQDYRNYDVLLLVGLGIGATPLISILKDVLNNIKNHKSIEEGTSHNVNRSNTKRAYFYWVTREQGSLEWFSEVMNEVAEYDSEGIIELHNYCTSVYEEGDARSALITMLQSLHHAKNGIDIVSGTRVRTHFARPDWRSVFKHVAVNHINQRV